A genomic window from Streptomyces sp. MST-110588 includes:
- a CDS encoding STAS domain-containing protein, with protein sequence MRATTEPSYSTSRYGLEVSVRLYEESAALMPRGEIDHGSVVALDDALRRAPAGLDDIVLDMAGVSFMDSAGLHFLDRLTCYGRRHEVPTQAVNWQGQPRRVLSIAGSYWWEWPFPATKDYKSRTDRKDRTDRKGRKNRP encoded by the coding sequence ATGCGTGCTACGACGGAACCGTCCTACTCGACCTCCCGGTACGGCCTGGAGGTCAGCGTCCGGTTGTACGAGGAGAGCGCCGCCCTGATGCCACGGGGAGAAATCGACCACGGGTCCGTGGTGGCCCTGGACGACGCGCTGCGGCGGGCCCCCGCCGGTCTCGACGACATCGTGCTGGACATGGCGGGGGTGTCCTTCATGGACTCCGCCGGCCTGCACTTCCTGGACCGCCTCACCTGTTACGGGCGTCGGCACGAGGTCCCGACCCAGGCCGTCAACTGGCAGGGGCAGCCGCGCAGGGTGCTGAGCATCGCCGGCTCCTACTGGTGGGAATGGCCGTTCCCGGCCACGAAGGACTACAAGAGCCGGACTGACCGGAAGGACCGGACGGACCGGAAGGGCCGCAAGAACCGCCCGTGA
- a CDS encoding TetR/AcrR family transcriptional regulator — protein sequence MARKVALAGPGAGARERIMSTAYELFSRRGVRDVGVDEVIRRSGVAKATLYRHFPSKDDLVLAFLKQREQQWTLGFVEAGAKARGATAEERLLAIFDVFDGWFRSEEFDACTFINVLLEMRWEHPLGRASITHLENIRAIVRRMAEDAGLRDADSFARSWHILMKGSIVSAAEGDRDAARRAKAMARCLIAQHR from the coding sequence ATGGCCAGAAAAGTAGCTCTCGCCGGGCCGGGTGCCGGGGCTCGTGAACGGATCATGAGCACCGCGTACGAGCTGTTCTCCCGGCGGGGGGTGCGCGACGTCGGGGTGGACGAGGTGATCCGGCGCTCCGGTGTGGCCAAGGCGACGCTCTACCGTCACTTCCCGTCCAAGGACGACCTGGTGCTGGCGTTCCTCAAGCAGCGCGAGCAGCAGTGGACGCTGGGCTTCGTGGAGGCGGGGGCGAAGGCGCGGGGAGCCACCGCGGAGGAACGGCTGCTGGCCATCTTCGACGTGTTCGACGGCTGGTTCCGCAGCGAGGAGTTCGACGCCTGCACCTTCATCAACGTCCTTCTGGAGATGCGCTGGGAACACCCGTTGGGCCGCGCCAGCATCACCCACCTGGAGAACATCCGGGCCATCGTGCGGCGCATGGCGGAGGACGCCGGGCTGCGGGACGCCGACTCCTTCGCCCGCTCCTGGCACATCCTGATGAAGGGTTCGATCGTCTCCGCCGCCGAGGGTGACCGGGACGCCGCCCGCCGGGCCAAGGCGATGGCCCGGTGCCTGATAGCCCAGCACCGGTAG
- a CDS encoding aldo/keto reductase: MRYTLFGRTGLRVSELSLGAMTIGDDWGWGAAKDTSARILDAYADAGGNFIDTANNYTDGSSETILGELLEGRRESFVLATKYTCATRKGDPNAAGNHRKNLVQSVEASLRRLRTDHVDVLWVHARDNFTPVEEVMRALDDLLRTGKVLYIGVSDWPAWEIAQANTLAELRGWTSFAGSQFRYSLLERTPERELLPQARAFDLAVLAWAPLAAGRLTGKYRRGEAGRLTVVDEDGTAQHHEEAVVTAVLEVAEQGGWSPAQVALAWLRGRPGNIVPIIAATKESQLADNLAAVEVELDADARRRLDEVSAVPLGFPHDFLREPAITENVYGDRWPDIDDRRSTYRRTATEVR, encoded by the coding sequence ATGCGGTACACACTGTTCGGCAGAACCGGCTTGCGGGTGAGCGAGCTGAGCCTGGGCGCCATGACCATCGGCGACGACTGGGGCTGGGGCGCGGCCAAGGACACCAGCGCGCGCATCCTCGACGCCTACGCGGACGCGGGCGGCAACTTCATCGACACGGCGAACAACTACACCGACGGCAGCTCCGAGACCATCCTCGGCGAACTGCTGGAAGGCCGCCGGGAGAGCTTCGTCCTGGCGACGAAGTACACCTGCGCGACCCGCAAGGGCGATCCGAACGCGGCGGGCAACCACCGCAAGAACCTCGTGCAGTCGGTGGAGGCGAGCCTGCGGCGGCTGCGCACCGACCACGTCGACGTGCTGTGGGTGCACGCCCGGGACAACTTCACCCCGGTCGAGGAGGTCATGCGGGCGCTGGATGACCTGCTGCGGACCGGAAAGGTGCTCTACATCGGAGTCTCCGACTGGCCCGCCTGGGAGATCGCACAGGCCAACACGCTCGCCGAACTGCGGGGCTGGACCTCCTTCGCGGGCTCGCAGTTCCGCTACAGCCTCCTGGAGCGGACGCCGGAGCGCGAACTGCTGCCGCAGGCGCGCGCCTTCGACCTGGCGGTGCTGGCCTGGGCCCCGCTCGCGGCGGGCAGGCTGACCGGCAAGTACCGTCGCGGCGAGGCGGGCAGGCTGACGGTCGTGGACGAGGACGGCACAGCGCAGCACCACGAGGAGGCGGTGGTCACGGCCGTACTGGAGGTCGCCGAACAGGGCGGCTGGAGCCCGGCGCAGGTGGCGCTGGCCTGGCTGCGCGGCCGGCCCGGGAACATCGTGCCGATCATCGCCGCCACGAAGGAGAGCCAGCTCGCCGACAATCTCGCCGCCGTGGAGGTGGAGCTGGACGCCGACGCGCGGCGGCGCCTGGACGAGGTGAGCGCGGTACCGCTCGGCTTTCCGCACGACTTCCTGCGGGAGCCGGCGATCACCGAGAACGTCTACGGCGACCGCTGGCCCGACATCGACGACCGCCGCTCGACCTACCGCCGTACGGCGACCGAGGTCCGTTAG
- a CDS encoding DUF305 domain-containing protein translates to MRTVQRSTHRSAPQDRPVPATRPARPFRSRTAMTGAVAAGTLALTLALTACGDDGAKSGSPKASPSQSSARPSASGSFNDADVRFAQMMIPHHQQAVEMARLSGGRASDKEIKQLSQSIEKAQGPEIATMRGWLKSWGKPESAPMDHSGMPGMHHGSHGTGKGGDGEDEGSGSGMPGIMSEKDMADLKAAKGTAYDKKFAEMMTEHHNGAIAMAEDERKNGRDAAAKKLAGDIIKGQSAEVEKFKKILDRL, encoded by the coding sequence ATGCGCACTGTCCAGCGCTCCACCCACCGCTCGGCTCCCCAGGACCGTCCGGTCCCCGCGACCCGCCCGGCCCGCCCGTTCCGTTCCCGTACGGCGATGACCGGGGCCGTCGCCGCCGGCACCCTCGCGCTCACGCTCGCCCTCACCGCCTGCGGTGACGACGGGGCGAAGTCCGGCTCCCCCAAGGCATCGCCGTCGCAGTCGTCCGCGCGGCCGTCGGCGAGCGGCTCCTTCAACGACGCGGACGTACGGTTCGCGCAGATGATGATCCCGCACCACCAGCAGGCCGTGGAGATGGCCCGGCTGTCCGGCGGCCGGGCCTCGGACAAGGAGATCAAGCAGCTCTCCCAGTCCATCGAGAAGGCCCAGGGGCCGGAGATCGCCACGATGCGCGGCTGGCTGAAGTCCTGGGGCAAGCCGGAGTCGGCGCCCATGGACCACAGCGGCATGCCGGGCATGCACCACGGCTCGCACGGAACCGGGAAGGGCGGGGACGGCGAGGACGAGGGCTCGGGCTCCGGTATGCCCGGCATCATGTCGGAGAAGGACATGGCCGACCTGAAGGCTGCCAAGGGGACCGCGTACGACAAGAAGTTCGCCGAGATGATGACCGAGCACCACAACGGTGCGATCGCCATGGCCGAGGACGAGCGGAAGAACGGCCGCGACGCCGCGGCCAAGAAGCTCGCCGGGGACATCATCAAGGGGCAGTCCGCCGAGGTCGAGAAGTTCAAGAAGATCCTCGACCGCCTGTGA
- a CDS encoding RraA family protein — translation MGHHEPGHEPGQRPGPLFTALTTAHLADACLRARIPVRCAPASVQAVVPGSRLAGRVAPARHAGSVDVFLEAFEGAAPGDVLVVDNGGRLDESCVGDLVALEARAAGLAGIVIWGLHRDTADIREIGLPVFSLGALPTGPLRLDDRRPDALTSAVVGDWTVDRTDLVVGDDDGVLFLPAGRAKEIRALAGSIRDTERRQAERIRTGVPLRSQVRFDAYLAARRETPSLTFREHLRAVGGAIEE, via the coding sequence ATGGGCCACCACGAACCCGGGCACGAACCCGGACAGCGACCCGGGCCGCTTTTCACGGCGCTGACCACCGCTCATCTGGCGGACGCGTGTCTGCGCGCCCGGATCCCGGTCCGTTGCGCCCCCGCGTCCGTGCAGGCCGTCGTGCCCGGCAGCCGGCTCGCCGGGCGGGTGGCTCCCGCACGGCACGCCGGCAGCGTCGATGTCTTCCTGGAGGCGTTCGAAGGGGCGGCGCCGGGAGACGTACTGGTGGTCGACAACGGCGGCCGGCTCGACGAGAGCTGTGTCGGCGATCTGGTGGCCCTGGAGGCACGGGCCGCCGGGCTGGCGGGCATCGTGATCTGGGGCCTGCACCGGGACACGGCCGACATAAGGGAGATCGGACTGCCGGTCTTCAGCCTCGGAGCGCTCCCCACCGGCCCGCTGCGCCTGGACGACCGCCGCCCCGACGCACTGACGTCCGCCGTCGTCGGGGACTGGACGGTGGACCGTACGGATCTGGTCGTGGGGGACGACGACGGCGTGCTCTTCCTGCCGGCCGGCCGCGCCAAGGAGATCCGCGCGCTCGCCGGCTCCATCCGCGACACCGAGCGGCGGCAGGCCGAGCGGATCCGTACGGGCGTCCCGCTGCGCAGCCAGGTGCGGTTCGACGCCTACTTGGCGGCGCGTCGGGAGACACCCTCGCTGACCTTCCGCGAGCACCTGCGGGCGGTGGGCGGGGCCATCGAGGAATGA
- a CDS encoding TlrC/CarA/OleB/SrmB family ABC-F type ribosomal protection protein — MPTSPSPSPRPATHRSQLSLHDVLKRYDDRVVLDRVSFTVKPGEKIGVIGENGSGKSTLLKLLAGHERADNGELTVHAPGGVGYLAQTLELPPDASVQDAVDLALADLRDLRARMRRAEAALAEGASPAGASPAGASPAGTAEADLDAALRTYTDLLAQYEARDGYRADARVETALHGLGLPGLERGRKLGTLSGGERSRLALAATLASEPELLLLDEPTNDLDDRAVAWLESRLRGHRGTVVAVTHDRVFLERLTTTVLEVEAGRVTRYGDGYGGCLAAKAAERRRRLREYADWCAELERNRRLAATNVARLDGIPRKLPFAVFGHGAFRSRGRGHGAMVRVRNAKERVERLTGNPVAPPRDPLVLTARITTTARDGDDAAGRPATGAPEATPEVTAAADLTGVRVEGRLHIPSLRLRPAERLLVTGPNGAGKSTLLRVLAGELRPAAGVVRVPGRVGHLRQEERPWPPHLTVPQAFAYGREGHPDEHIDALLSLGLFDPADLRLRVGQLSYGQRRRIELARLVSEPVDLLLLDEPTNHLSPVLVEELEEALSGYQGALVVVTHDRRMRSRFSGSRLTLHEGRVTGLRTPSVG, encoded by the coding sequence TTGCCCACCTCACCCTCACCCTCACCCCGACCCGCCACGCACCGCTCACAGCTCAGCCTCCACGACGTACTCAAGCGCTACGACGACCGCGTCGTGCTCGACCGGGTCTCCTTCACCGTCAAGCCGGGCGAGAAGATCGGCGTCATCGGCGAGAACGGCTCGGGCAAATCCACCCTCCTGAAGCTGCTGGCAGGCCATGAGCGCGCCGACAACGGCGAGTTGACCGTGCACGCGCCCGGCGGCGTCGGGTATCTGGCGCAGACGCTGGAGCTGCCGCCGGACGCCTCCGTACAGGACGCCGTGGATCTGGCCCTGGCCGACCTGCGGGACCTCCGAGCCCGGATGCGCCGGGCCGAAGCCGCCCTCGCCGAGGGGGCGTCCCCGGCCGGTGCGTCCCCAGCCGGCGCGTCACCGGCCGGTACGGCGGAAGCGGATCTCGACGCCGCCCTCAGAACCTATACCGACTTGCTCGCGCAGTACGAGGCCCGGGACGGCTACCGCGCCGACGCCCGGGTGGAGACCGCCCTGCACGGGCTGGGCCTGCCGGGCCTGGAGCGCGGCAGAAAGCTCGGCACGCTGTCCGGGGGCGAGCGGTCGCGTCTGGCCCTGGCCGCCACCCTGGCCTCGGAACCGGAACTTCTGCTCCTGGACGAACCGACCAACGACCTGGACGACCGGGCCGTGGCCTGGCTGGAGTCGCGTCTGCGCGGGCACCGCGGCACCGTCGTCGCGGTCACCCACGACCGGGTGTTCCTGGAGCGGCTGACCACCACGGTCCTGGAGGTCGAGGCGGGCCGGGTCACCCGGTACGGGGACGGCTACGGCGGCTGTCTCGCCGCCAAGGCCGCGGAACGCCGGCGGCGGCTGCGGGAGTACGCGGACTGGTGCGCCGAACTGGAGCGCAACCGGCGGCTGGCCGCCACCAACGTGGCACGGCTGGACGGCATTCCGCGCAAGCTGCCGTTCGCCGTGTTCGGCCACGGCGCGTTCCGTTCGCGCGGGCGGGGGCACGGCGCGATGGTCCGTGTCCGTAACGCCAAGGAGCGTGTCGAGCGGCTGACCGGCAACCCCGTCGCGCCGCCCCGCGACCCGCTCGTCCTCACCGCCCGCATCACCACCACCGCCCGCGACGGCGACGACGCGGCCGGGCGCCCGGCCACGGGAGCACCGGAGGCGACACCGGAGGTGACAGCGGCGGCCGACCTCACCGGCGTACGCGTCGAGGGCCGGCTCCACATACCGTCCCTGCGGCTGCGGCCGGCCGAACGGCTGCTGGTGACCGGCCCCAACGGGGCGGGCAAGAGCACGCTTCTGCGGGTGCTGGCCGGTGAACTGCGCCCGGCGGCCGGCGTGGTGCGCGTACCCGGCCGGGTGGGGCACCTGCGGCAGGAGGAGAGGCCGTGGCCGCCCCACCTGACCGTGCCCCAGGCTTTCGCGTACGGGCGCGAAGGCCACCCGGACGAACACATCGACGCGCTGCTCTCCCTCGGCCTGTTCGACCCGGCCGACCTCCGTCTGCGAGTGGGGCAGCTCTCCTACGGGCAGCGCCGCCGGATCGAACTGGCGCGTCTGGTGAGCGAACCGGTGGACCTCCTGCTGCTGGACGAGCCCACCAACCACCTCTCCCCCGTGCTCGTGGAGGAACTGGAGGAGGCACTGTCGGGCTATCAGGGCGCCCTGGTGGTCGTCACCCACGACCGTCGCATGCGCTCCCGCTTCTCCGGCTCCCGTCTGACCCTCCACGAGGGCCGCGTCACCGGATTGCGGACGCCATCGGTCGGATAG
- a CDS encoding helix-turn-helix domain-containing protein: MEGLAAVLRHLRRREARRKGDSLLTYRELAARTGWAHGVIGDYFAGKTLPPTDRFDVLVRLLGASGAEQGALATARDRVEERRRGRGATVPPSAARPARYPVPRELPPDVPQLTGRARELAVLDAARPQSPPSPATIVALDGPPGVGKSALAVHAAHLLADRFPDGQLYADLQGASCGLRPLPPSVVLARFLRALGGPATPPDNVVEAGALYRALAARRRLLVVLDNAHDAAQVRPLLPATPSSAVLVTSQRILATVNGVVHLHVGVLPEDEALTLLGTFAGRGRLLADRPAAESIVRDCGCLPLALRIAGARLAARPRWPVRALADRLADTRHRLDELEYDDLRVRGTFQKGYEVLVHSTNAGDRAAAAALPLLTRHDGADLSLGEAARALGRPETAAEPVLERLVDTQLLQSPAPGHYRFHVLLHLFAQEQARKAAMVLAATAPQEAVARTGP, from the coding sequence GTGGAGGGTCTGGCCGCGGTATTGCGCCACCTCCGGCGCCGGGAAGCCCGCCGGAAGGGCGATTCACTGCTGACGTACCGGGAGCTGGCGGCCCGTACGGGATGGGCGCACGGCGTGATCGGGGACTATTTCGCCGGCAAGACGCTGCCGCCGACCGACCGTTTCGACGTCCTCGTACGGCTGCTCGGCGCGTCCGGCGCCGAACAGGGGGCGCTGGCCACGGCCCGCGACCGGGTGGAGGAACGGCGGCGCGGCCGGGGTGCCACCGTCCCGCCGTCCGCCGCCCGGCCCGCACGGTACCCCGTACCACGCGAACTGCCGCCCGACGTCCCGCAACTGACCGGACGCGCGCGGGAACTGGCGGTCCTGGACGCCGCCCGCCCGCAGTCGCCCCCGAGCCCCGCCACGATCGTGGCCCTGGACGGACCACCCGGCGTCGGCAAGTCGGCCCTGGCCGTACACGCCGCGCACCTGCTCGCCGACCGCTTCCCCGACGGGCAGCTCTACGCGGACCTCCAGGGCGCCTCCTGCGGCCTGCGCCCGCTGCCGCCCTCGGTGGTCCTGGCCCGCTTCCTGCGGGCACTGGGCGGACCCGCCACCCCGCCCGACAACGTGGTGGAAGCCGGCGCCCTGTACCGCGCCCTGGCCGCCCGCCGCCGTCTGCTGGTCGTCCTGGACAACGCCCATGACGCCGCCCAGGTGCGCCCGTTGCTTCCGGCGACGCCGAGCAGCGCCGTGCTGGTCACCAGTCAGCGCATCCTCGCCACCGTCAACGGCGTCGTCCACCTGCACGTGGGAGTGCTCCCGGAGGACGAGGCGCTCACCCTCCTGGGCACCTTCGCCGGACGGGGCCGTCTGCTGGCGGACCGGCCCGCCGCCGAGTCCATCGTCCGCGACTGCGGCTGTCTACCCCTGGCCTTACGGATCGCCGGCGCCCGCCTGGCCGCCCGCCCCCGCTGGCCGGTACGCGCCCTCGCCGACCGGCTGGCCGACACCCGCCACCGGCTCGACGAACTCGAATACGACGACCTGCGGGTGCGCGGCACGTTCCAGAAGGGGTACGAGGTGCTGGTGCACAGCACCAACGCCGGGGACCGCGCCGCGGCGGCGGCGCTCCCGCTGCTCACCCGGCACGACGGCGCGGACCTGAGCCTCGGCGAGGCGGCCCGGGCCCTGGGCCGCCCCGAGACGGCGGCGGAACCGGTCCTGGAGCGCCTGGTGGACACCCAGCTCCTCCAGTCCCCGGCCCCCGGCCACTACCGCTTCCATGTGCTGCTGCACCTGTTCGCCCAGGAACAGGCGAGAAAGGCAGCCATGGTCCTGGCCGCCACGGCACCCCAGGAGGCCGTGGCCCGTACGGGCCCGTGA
- a CDS encoding sensor histidine kinase, with the protein MTTADANIERREETFRRWQPYGLLGIGTLLAAASARLLTPTAAGRTAVAVLVLAALVLQLWWGRAVRSRPGPGPASAAYYAVRWAIGSALTCLNPFLAFYAAAGCFDANELIPGRRLRWLGPFACSFPIATAQAGGLPFHNSMQWVAFGGLLVADNALFAIVGHLSEQSAQRSRARAATITELERANAALQQALEENASLHAQLLVQAREAGIADERGRLAAEIHDTLAQGLAGIITQLQAVANTPDPADARAHLARATDLARHSLGEARRSVHDLAPVGLTYDGLPQALRKTVDQWAERSGVRGEFTLTGTAQHLHGEVSSALLRITQEALANASKHALASRVGVTLSFMDDEVVLDVRDDGRGFDPLKPPVRTTTGGFGLEGMRARAARIAGSLTVESEPGGGTAVSARLPLARTAGTSAAVSGGEQRRAGRATGDDGLRA; encoded by the coding sequence ATGACGACGGCGGACGCGAACATCGAACGGCGCGAGGAAACCTTCCGCAGGTGGCAGCCGTACGGGCTGCTCGGCATCGGCACGCTCCTGGCGGCAGCGTCGGCCCGGCTGCTGACCCCGACCGCCGCCGGACGGACCGCGGTCGCCGTACTGGTCCTGGCGGCACTCGTGCTCCAGTTGTGGTGGGGGCGGGCCGTTCGCAGCCGCCCTGGCCCGGGCCCCGCCTCGGCGGCGTACTACGCCGTGCGCTGGGCGATCGGCTCCGCGCTCACCTGCCTGAACCCCTTCCTCGCGTTCTACGCCGCCGCGGGCTGCTTCGACGCCAACGAGCTGATCCCCGGGCGGCGCCTGCGGTGGCTCGGCCCGTTCGCCTGCTCCTTCCCCATCGCGACCGCCCAGGCCGGCGGGCTGCCGTTCCACAACTCCATGCAGTGGGTCGCGTTCGGCGGGCTCCTGGTGGCCGACAACGCGCTGTTCGCGATCGTCGGCCACCTCTCCGAGCAGTCGGCGCAGCGGTCCCGCGCGCGGGCGGCCACCATCACCGAACTGGAACGCGCCAACGCCGCCCTCCAGCAGGCCCTGGAGGAGAACGCCTCCCTGCACGCCCAGCTCCTGGTCCAGGCACGGGAAGCGGGCATCGCCGACGAACGCGGCCGGCTGGCCGCGGAGATCCACGACACCCTCGCCCAGGGCCTGGCCGGCATCATCACCCAGCTCCAGGCCGTCGCGAACACACCCGACCCGGCCGACGCCCGGGCGCACCTCGCCCGCGCCACCGATCTGGCCCGCCACAGCCTGGGCGAGGCCCGCCGCTCGGTGCACGACCTCGCGCCCGTGGGCCTGACGTACGACGGGCTCCCCCAGGCACTGCGCAAGACGGTCGACCAGTGGGCCGAGCGCAGCGGCGTACGCGGCGAGTTCACGCTCACGGGAACGGCGCAGCACCTGCACGGGGAGGTCTCCTCGGCGCTCCTGCGGATCACCCAGGAGGCCCTGGCGAACGCGTCCAAGCACGCCCTGGCCTCCCGCGTCGGTGTCACGCTCAGCTTCATGGACGACGAGGTCGTCCTGGACGTCCGCGACGACGGGCGGGGCTTTGACCCGTTGAAGCCACCCGTACGCACCACGACCGGCGGCTTCGGCCTGGAAGGCATGCGCGCCCGCGCCGCGCGCATCGCGGGCTCGCTCACCGTCGAGTCCGAGCCGGGAGGCGGCACGGCGGTGTCGGCCCGCCTCCCGCTGGCACGAACGGCAGGGACGTCAGCGGCGGTGAGCGGTGGTGAACAGCGACGAGCGGGACGGGCTACGGGCGATGACGGGCTACGGGCATGA
- a CDS encoding ABC transporter ATP-binding protein translates to MVAGSFRESRKLALLGLFLVPAAAGLGALQALWLRSMTDGAERHALGPALAGALLLVATLALAQALQLAGTTTRIGLSERVGFAFDRRVARLTARIPGLRHHESAAFQDRLHLLRSQLLAMGGLLNWLLNLLEDLGGFLVTAVLLALVHPALLALPLAGLVALRLQVASRGVLARAQEKSAADQRLAGRLARLAAGPAAGMEVRLLGAGPALSRRRAAARDRADAVMGPAQWKVAAIGGAAGLLNTLSLLAAVGAVSVLAAEGRASLGAVLLAVLLTGRFVGHVAGLVGGTGMIVDLLQSAERFRWLRSYARRVRPAAPTADVPAALRRGISVERLTFRYPGTSRTVLRDVSLHLPAGGVVALVGENGSGKTTLIKLLCRMYEPTHGRIRAEDATLAAFDPVRWRARLSAGFQDFVRFELLTRETVGVGDVTRLEDRGAVLDALDRAGAAGLTARLPHGLDTQLGRQWPSGVDLSGGQWQKLAVGRALMRARPLLLVLDEPTASLDAETEHALFERLGAAARAANGASGGAVTLLVSHRFSTVRAADLIVVLDGGRVAETGSHRQLMARGGLYAKMYGLQARAYR, encoded by the coding sequence GTGGTGGCCGGCTCCTTCCGGGAGTCCAGGAAACTGGCGCTCCTGGGACTGTTCCTGGTCCCGGCCGCCGCCGGGCTCGGCGCCCTCCAGGCGCTGTGGCTGCGGTCGATGACCGACGGCGCGGAGCGGCACGCGCTCGGCCCGGCACTGGCCGGAGCGCTGCTGCTGGTGGCGACCCTCGCCCTGGCGCAGGCGCTCCAACTCGCCGGAACCACCACCCGGATCGGGCTCAGCGAACGGGTCGGTTTCGCCTTCGACCGGCGGGTCGCCCGGCTGACGGCCCGGATACCCGGCCTGCGGCACCACGAGTCCGCCGCCTTCCAGGACCGGCTGCACCTGCTGCGCTCCCAGCTCCTGGCCATGGGCGGGCTGCTGAACTGGCTGCTCAACCTGCTCGAAGACCTCGGCGGCTTCCTGGTGACCGCGGTCCTGCTGGCACTGGTCCACCCCGCGCTCCTGGCCCTGCCCCTGGCCGGGCTGGTGGCGCTGCGGCTCCAGGTGGCCTCCCGCGGGGTCCTCGCGCGAGCACAGGAGAAGTCGGCGGCCGACCAGCGGCTGGCGGGCCGGCTCGCCCGGCTGGCCGCCGGGCCCGCAGCGGGCATGGAGGTGCGCCTCCTCGGCGCCGGCCCCGCCCTGTCCCGGCGCCGTGCGGCGGCCCGCGACCGGGCCGACGCGGTCATGGGCCCCGCACAGTGGAAGGTGGCGGCCATCGGCGGCGCCGCCGGGCTGCTGAACACCCTGAGCCTGCTCGCCGCGGTCGGCGCGGTGTCCGTACTCGCCGCCGAGGGCCGGGCGAGCCTGGGCGCCGTACTCCTCGCGGTCCTGCTGACGGGCCGGTTCGTGGGGCATGTCGCCGGGCTGGTGGGCGGTACCGGCATGATCGTGGACCTGCTGCAGAGCGCCGAGCGGTTCCGCTGGCTGCGCTCCTACGCGCGCCGGGTACGGCCCGCGGCCCCCACGGCGGACGTCCCGGCGGCGCTGCGCCGGGGCATCAGCGTCGAACGGCTCACCTTCCGCTACCCCGGCACCTCCCGCACCGTCCTGCGGGACGTCAGCCTCCACCTGCCCGCCGGCGGCGTGGTGGCGCTGGTCGGTGAGAACGGCTCCGGCAAGACGACCCTGATCAAGCTGCTGTGCCGGATGTACGAGCCGACGCACGGCCGCATCCGGGCCGAGGACGCCACGCTCGCGGCGTTCGATCCGGTGCGGTGGCGGGCCCGTCTCAGCGCCGGTTTCCAGGACTTCGTACGGTTCGAGCTGCTGACGCGCGAGACGGTCGGGGTGGGGGACGTGACCCGGCTGGAGGACCGCGGGGCCGTCCTGGACGCGCTGGACCGGGCCGGGGCGGCCGGACTGACCGCGCGCCTGCCGCACGGACTGGACACCCAGTTGGGCCGGCAGTGGCCGTCCGGGGTCGACCTGTCGGGCGGGCAGTGGCAGAAACTGGCCGTGGGGCGGGCGCTGATGCGCGCCCGGCCGCTGCTGCTGGTGCTGGACGAGCCGACGGCGTCCCTGGACGCGGAGACCGAGCACGCGCTCTTCGAGCGGCTGGGCGCGGCGGCCCGTGCGGCCAACGGCGCGTCCGGCGGCGCCGTCACCCTCCTGGTCTCCCACCGGTTCTCCACCGTACGGGCGGCCGACCTCATCGTCGTCCTGGACGGCGGCAGGGTCGCGGAGACGGGCAGCCACCGGCAACTGATGGCGCGCGGCGGCCTGTACGCGAAGATGTACGGGCTCCAGGCGCGGGCGTACCGGTGA